A single Xenopus laevis strain J_2021 chromosome 3S, Xenopus_laevis_v10.1, whole genome shotgun sequence DNA region contains:
- the purb.S gene encoding transcriptional activator protein Pur-beta-B, which translates to MADGDSGSERGGSSGGPSGFSQHMSREQETQELASKRLDIQNKRFYLDVKQNAKGRFIKIAEVGAGGSKSRLTLSMAVAAEFRDYLGDFIEHYAQLGPSSPEQIAQASGEDGAGGPGGPRRALKSEFLVRENRKYYLDLKENQRGRFLRIRQTINRGPGFSGGTGGGPGLQSGQTIALPAQGLIEFRDALAKLIDDYGGEDDEGMGLGSGASGGGAGGGGMYGELPEGTSITVDSKRFFFDVGSNKYGVFLRVSEVKPSYRNSITVPLKAWGKFGGAFCRYSEEMKEIQERQRDKMYDRRGPGERGGSLGPGAGGGGDDSETEDVDDD; encoded by the coding sequence aTGGCGGACGGGGATAGTGGGAGTGAGAGAGGGGGCAGCAGCGGAGGCCCCAGCGGCTTTTCCCAGCACATGTCCCGAGAGCAGGAGACCCAAGAACTGGCCTCCAAGCGACTGGACATCCAGAACAAGCGATTCTACCTGGATGTAAAGCAAAACGCTAAGGGTCGCTTCATCAAGATCGCAGAGGTCGGAGCCGGGGGCTCCAAAAGCCGCCTGACCCTGTCTATGGCTGTGGCTGCGGAGTTCCGCGACTACCTCGGGGACTTTATCGAACACTACGCCCAGCTGGGACCCAGCAGCCCGGAGCAGATCGCTCAAGCCTCTGGAGAGGACGGGGCTGGAGGGCCGGGCGGTCCCCGTCGAGCTCTGAAAAGCGAATTCCTGGTGCGGGAGAACCGCAAGTATTACCTGGACCTGAAGGAGAACCAGAGGGGCCGCTTCCTGCGCATCCGCCAGACCATCAACCGGGGCCCCGGCTTCAGCGGAGGGACAGGAGGGGGCCCCGGCCTCCAAAGCGGACAAACCATCGCCCTGCCCGCCCAAGGCCTCATCGAGTTCCGCGACGCCCTGGCTAAACTCATCGACGATTACGGAGGAGAGGACGACGAGGGCATGGGGCTGGGCAGCGGCGCATCGGGAGGAGGAGCCGGCGGCGGCGGAATGTACGGAGAGCTGCCCGAGGGCACGTCCATCACCGTCGACTCCAAGCGCTTCTTCTTCGATGTGGGAAGCAACAAGTACGGCGTGTTCCTGCGGGTGAGCGAGGTGAAGCCCAGTTACCGCAACTCCATCACTGTCCCCCTCAAAGCCTGGGGCAAGTTCGGCGGAGCCTTCTGCAGATACTCCGAGGAGATGAAGGAGATCCAGGAGCGGCAGCGGGACAAGATGTACGACAGGAGGGGCCCCGGGGAGAGGGGAGGAAGTCTGGGCCCCGgggctggaggaggaggagatgaCTCCGAGACTGAGGATGTGGACGACGATTGA